Part of the Citrus sinensis cultivar Valencia sweet orange chromosome 2, DVS_A1.0, whole genome shotgun sequence genome, ATTTTGCCATGATGTTGAAGGAGAAAAGCTTGGACCCCACTATCTTGGCACTGCTTCAGAGAAGTAGTTTGGATGCCGACAGAGATCATGGTGACAATACTGATGTCGCAGTAATTGACTCAAACAGTGTTGATAATGTTATGCCTAATCAGATTTCTCTCTCAGAGGAGCTAAGGCTCCGTGGACTTGAAAAGTGGCTTCAAATGTCTAGATTTGTTTTACATAAGGCAGCAGGGACTCCAGAGCGAGCATGGgttctttttagttttatctTCATCCTTGAAACAATCAGTGTTGCAATCTTTCGCCCAAAGACCATTAGAATTATAAATGCTAGGCACCAACAGGTGAGTAGGGGCACTTCCGTTGGAATTATAATTAGTTTATCTATTTCTGTCCTGACCGATTTTTGTGAAATTgcattaaatgattttatagagaactatatatatatttatattagttcAATGTTGTTTGGCAATGCCTTACGTGTACTGATATAGAAATTTGGTTATGTTTGTAGTTTGAATTCGGCTTTGCGGTGCTGCTTTTATCTCCTGTTGTATGTTCAATCATGGCTTTTCTCCGATCATTTCGAGCAGAAGAAATGGCCATGACGTCAAAACCTCGCAAGGTATACTTCACCTATTTAACTGGATCctttatctttctttctttcttccttttttttttttttggatatttcACTGGAAGTACTTTATCTTTGGAATGTTTAGATTGAATTCAATGTGGATAGCACCTTCTCATTCAGTTTCTCTCTTGATAATGTATTTAGCTGTTTGCATTTAAGAAATAGCTGTGGCCGTGTAATAGTTTCAGTTTGGTTGTCTGCAGTATTCTAGTCGTCAAAATGTGGATTGAAGCTATATCTGCTCGCATAATAAAATGGTATATAATTAATGCAATAGCAGAAGATCACTGGTTCAACTTCCCTCTGGTACCTTATTAAGTTAGCACTTGACACAGAAGTTTAATGTTATAGGTTAGGTCCAACAATAGTATTTAAGTtctagaaccaaaaataatggATTTTCACACTCCGGTGCTCCATATTTATAGATTCTCTGTGTCCCTTGAGCGTTGTGTGTGAGATGTGAAGTTGAAAGTCTAAGGCAATGTCCTGTCACTCTGTGCTAccaataaaaacttttttcctttggctcttttatttttcattgtaGCCTTTCCTGTTTTAATCGTCTACAAGTTTGTTGTGTCTGAATGTCTGTAAATGTTTGTGGTTATATAGTAGATTAGTTAAATGTTATGATGTAAACTGGCAGAGTAAGTGGGTGGGAAAAGTATTTGTATTTTTGCGTTTCtatacaaaattgaataagtTTCTCAACTTTGAAGTTCATTCTATTGCGCCTGCTCTGGTTCTTTCAACTATGGTGgtctacaattttttttttattgggtgACTCTGTAAATAAAATTCCGTCATTGCAGTTTTCATGTGTTTAGGTTACTGTTTTGATGTTCATCTGTACATTTTCATGCTAAATCGATTTAATGTACAATACCGTAGTTCAAACAGCTTTGTTGCTTGTCTTGACTCTGTTAAAAATTTCTATGCTCTTCAGTATGGATTTATCGCTTGGCTGCTGAGTACAAGTGTTGGATTGTTGCTTTCCTTCTTGAGGTATGTTTCAATATATAgcattttttgtttccttttcattattctttttcagGTTAGACAAAGAGCTAGCTTGATCAGTATTTTTATTCCCATTTACGCATCTGTAAATTAAATGCAAATTTTACCAGAAATTTATTCATTGTATTGGTTCTAGGAGGTGGATATCCTGAAAAAGTAAGCCCGGTTTTCTGTTTGAATATTGTCAATCAAGTGTTTCTGGTATCCTGTGCTTGTGGTTAAATTCATTATCATTTAGTTCAAAAGTAACTGCCGTTCAATTTCAATATTGTTGTTGCAGCGTTTTCCTTAGAGCAGTTCTTTTTGTCTGCTggttatgaaaattttgaatctcTGAGAACATCATCCTAGTAGGTGGACGCTCTATTTTAGTGAATTTGAATATCAATGTTTGGAGATAAAAATAGTGATAGATAAGTTTGTATATGTGCTTCACGCTTAAGAATCTTCTATTTGTAGTTTGATCCATATGCTTATCAAGAAAGCTGCTTTGCTATATTCTTGACcctctttctttatatttctGAATCTCATTTGGATAATTATTTGAGCTCCTTGGTTCTTGAGCTGTGTACTTGTATACATTGTATCTGTGAAATCTACTCATGAGCTGGTTGTGCACTAATGTCCATGTTTGTTCTGTAGCAAATCATCATTGCTTCTGGGGCTTTCCTTGACTGTCCCACTCATGGTGGCTTGCCTTTCTTTCGCAATTCCTATTTGGATACGCAATGGTTATCAGTTTAAGGTTCCACAAGTACAATGTGCAGCAACTCCTGGAGGAAATGATCAACCTCCTGGGAAAAAGGAGGTTTGTTCTTTAATGCCTCCCTCCCTTTCTTCCACTAATGTAGTATCTAGTTCGAATGGTCTTATCATTTGTGTTTTAGCTAACACTTATCAAACATGCACTGAGCATGACTGTTATTCTTTGATACTTGGAGTTTTCTCTATTGCTATCTGGTTATTTTGTAACTTTGACCAATGTGGTATGTAACAATCATATCATTGATTACCTACTGAagtgttattattgtttttctaGTAAGTGGATTATTTTGCTTTCTAGTAATGTTCTAATTTTCAACACTGTTGTGACTAGGGTTTTGGCAGTTATTGCCTGCTTGTTAATATCCTTCTATTGTTGGAGTTATGAGTTGCAATATGAGTGTTAGATGTTTTCGTAtttatgtcattattgcaaaATACGGTGGAAAGGAGGAAAATCATTTCTGTGGCTGGCCCTGAATAGGCATAGTTGAGTTGAAGCGGTCTTTCAGTAGTAAAATGGATgcagtattttataaaatgtatgtttaattcagatatattattattatttcattttcttgtttctaTTGTCTCCCCTCCCCCAACCCCCTCCCCAAATTTTATGTTCATGACAGTAgcgaagagaaaaaaagaaaaagaaaaagaaaaaagcggAAGAAATAATGTCTTTTGTGAAATGATTCTAAagaattgaatgaaaaatgtttCCTCTCAAGGGCAGGTATGGGGCTTACTGACAAGTTTAACCTTGAAAGAACTCGTTTTCAGAAgctaaaattttcataatcttAAATGCATCAACTCTTTAGTTAATAGTGAGGAAAAATGATTCAGGTCTCATGAaatgttttgtgtttttatcCTTGTTCCTGTATGCTTGTAACTGATCCGTATACAAGCTTATCACTGTATATGTACAAGTCAGATTAAATCTTCTACTCCATCAGTAGCCTTTGTGTCCATTTTGGAAAGAACAGAAAGGAAACCGTTGACAAGACACGAGAAAaccatttttcaaaacttcTTAGATACTCATTGCGCTTGTTAGGACCCTTGAATTCTTATAATGGTACTCATCTTTCTTAACACGATCTGCTGGTTACGTGGCCTTTGCACCAGTTCGGTAGCAAACAAAAGGGGAAATCACTAATAGTACATGAGGACAAGTTTGAGGCTATATTACCTCCGTCATAGCTCATCAGTGGAGCTTCTATTTGTTGTTTTCTCCTTTTCTCCTCATGCAACTTGTTGGAGTCTATAATATTCCCAATTTAGCAAAACTAATTAATGCCTCATTGTTTTCCCCCATTTAGAATGTTGCTTCTTCCCCATTTTGGATAGTAGTTTGTTCTTGtccgtgtgtgtgtgtgtgtgtgtgtgtgtgtgtgtgtgtgtgtgtaatctTGTGATAATTTAGTGAGGTACagatcctttttcttttctttttcccattgCTTCAATCTCTAACTGTCACAGCATAATCTCCTTCTCTTCATTTCCCTTACTTCACTAAGTATTCTCGATACCAATGCTATTAACCATTTAGGTCGTTATACATGTAAAGTGTGGCAATAACCTTTGAATtgtgttttcaaaattcttttattttatttttccatttcagCTTTAATTATATGGCTACACTAGTCGTTCCAAGAAATTAATCATTGAAGAAGTGTGTTACTCTTTAcagtattatttttcatttttcactttaaaTGAACCAGGGCTTTGAATATAATCATGTCTTCTTGTCTCTTTCAGGGCATTGTTCTTGTTATTTGTATAACTGTATTCACTGGATCTGTGTTAGCTCTGGGTGCAATAGTATCTGCAAAGCCGTTAGAAGATTTGGGATACAAGGGATGGACTGGCGAGCCAAATAGTTTTGCCTCTCCTTATGCATCATCTGTGTACCTTGGCTGGCTGATGGCATCTGCAATTGCTTTAGTAGTCACTGGTGTTCTACCaattgtttcatggttttccACATACCGGTTTTCCCTCTCATCTGCTATCTGTGTTGGGATATTTGCAGGTAATGTATATATGTTTGCTTTACTCTTGATTTATTGCTATAAATTAGCACTTCTTTCTACTAAGTAATTTTCTACAAGGGCTACCTGGATAATCACAATAATGTGTGTATATATTCTTGTTTCTCCTGTTTCGGTAGCTGTCCTTGTCGCATTTTGTGGTGCATCCTACTTGGAAGTTGTCAAATCTAGAGAGGACCAGGTCCCAACGAAGGGTGATTTTCTTGCTGCTTTGCTTCCTTTGGTGTGCATTCCAGCATTATTGTCACTATGCTCTGGATTGCTCAAATGgttagtcaatttttttttctctaaaattaGGAATCAAATTCAATACCAACCATTCTCAGATGTTTGCCTGTCATGGTGTTTGATTGTTTGCcgttttaatttgatattgacaCCATTTGCAGGAAGGATGATGATTGGAAACTTTCCCGTGgtgtatatgtatttattacaATTGGTTTAGTTCTTCTGCTTGGTGCAATATCAGCAGTTATAGTTGTAATTACGCCGTGGACGGTATGGAATGCTAATCTTGGCATGCTTGATTTTTCTTAGCCTTCAGGTATACTAAATCAATATAACCTgatttctcttttccttttggCAACTTTGACAGATAGGAGTAGCATTTCTATTATTGCTTCTACTGATTGTACTAGCTATTGGTGTCATCCATCACTGGGCCTCAAACAATTTCTATTTGACCCGAACACAgatgttttttgtttgtttccttGCTTTTCTTCTGGGTTTGGCAGCATTTTTGGTTGGATGGTTTGATGGTAAGAACAAATTCGTTTACAAACCTTTTGCTTGAGCCTTTGGAACTGATCAACGTCTTGCTTGTCACTAACAACATTATGTTTTGCTCTTATATATTCCAGATAAACCCTTTGTTGGAGCATCTGTtggttattttacttttttgttcCTTCTTGCTGGAAGGGCATTAACAGTGAGTTATAACAAACTGTTCTGAACCACATGGTGgatttaaatatgtaattaattcttgttcttgtgtCTGTTCTGCTTCTTCATTTGTTTGACAATCAAGCTCCTTTTCTTTAGGTTCTTCTTTCACCTCCCATTGTGGTTTATTCTCCACGAGTACTGCCTGTATATGTTTATGATGCTCATGCTGATTGTGGAAAAAACGTCAGGTTTGTTCTAACCTGGTCTTGCTGTGAATTGTTCTTTCTTACTCTTCAAATGGTATCAACATTTACTGCATGTCACATCATTTGCTCAACAGTGTTGCATTTCTGGTGCTTTATGGGGTTGCACTGGCAATTGAGGGCTGGGGTGTTGTTGctagtttgaaaatttatccTCCATTTGCTGGTGCTGCTGTATCAGCAATCACTCTAGTTGTGGCCTTTGGGTTTGCTGTTTCTCGTCCCTGTCTGACTCTTAAGGTTTGTTTGCTCATTTATCTGATGTGCTTATGCTCAATTTGCTTCCACTTCTGTTGCAGCCTATGTGTCTTTCTTTCCTTGGCAACCTATTTACGTTGACATTTTTTACTGGTATCTTCAGACGATGGAAGATGCGGTTCATTTTCTCAGCAAGGATACTGTTGTTCAAGCAATCTCACGATCTGCCACTAAGGTGTgtttgatttatatatatatattttggaaaaggcgtttgatttatatttaagttttcatAATtagccaaattaaaaaaaaaaacaatggtGTGTAGTGTATTCCATGAAAAGGTGGATAACAGAATGAAGAGTTGCAAAGAAGATAGAATTGTTATCTTCATATCATTGTTATTCTGTTCAAGTACAACAGTATTGGTAATATGctataatcatcaataataGTTGGAATTTCTTTCTGTTTGATACTTGAACGTACTGATATTGCTTCAATGTGGACTGGGAAACGTTAGCAGACTGAACTCTGCTCTCGCAGACTTTTTTTCTGTTTGAAGGGTTAAGTGTTGTCAGCTATAGCatatttcttccttttttgtAGTCTGTATAGTGAACCATGACGAAATACTAGTAGCATTGGTAGATTAGGTGATTGTTGTGTTTGCATGTaattcctctttttttttttaatgcagacAAGAAATGCATTATCTGGAACTTATTCAGCTCCACAGAGGTCTGCCAGTTCAACAGCTCTTTTGGTTGGAGACCCTAATGCTACGCGTGATAAGCAAGGGAATTTAATGCTTCCCCGAGATGATGTCGTGAAATTGAGAGATCGCCTGAAAaatgaggaatttgttgctgGGTCATTCTTTTGCAGAATGAAATATAAGCGTTTTCGCCATGAATTATCCAGTGATTATGATTACAGAAGAGAAATGTGTACTCATGCACGAATTCTGGCTTTGGAAGAGGCAATTGATACTGAATGGGTATATATGTGGGATAAATTTGGGGGTTATTTACTTCTTTTGCTGGGTTTGACTGCAAAGGCTGAACGAGTACAGGTTAGTCAGATTCAAGTTATTTACGACGTACAAAGATACATGTTCTTATTGCAACTACTAAAGATATCTTATGTGATAGGACGAGGTACGGCTGAGACTTTTTCTTGATAGCATCGGTTTTTCGGACCTAAGTgccaagaaaattaaaaaatggatGCCAGAGGACCGTAGGCAGTTCGAAATTATCCAAGAAAGGTAATGACTCCTATTTTGGTTTTATTGTTTCTGAACTGTATGGAACTCTTAATTCTTTGATTGCCTTTCTAAACCTTGCTTTAAACTTTGTAGTTATATAAGAGAGAAGGAGATGGAAGAGGAAATCTTAATGCAAAGACGTGAAGAGGAGGGGAGAGGTAAAGAAAGAAGGAAGGCTCTCCTGGAGAAGGAAGAACGTAAATGGAAGGAGATTGAAGCGTCTCTAATTTCCTCTATTCCTAATGCTGGAAATAGAGAAGCAGCAGCCATGGCAGCTGCAGTGCGGGCAGTTGGAGGTGATTCTGTTCTTGAGGATTCTTTTGCACGAGAGAGGGTTTCAAGCATTGCACGAAGGATACGCACAGCTCAGTTAGCTCGGCGAGCACTTCAGGTTTATTAAAGAACTATTGGCTTTGACAAAAGTTCTGGCAAATATATGGGGACTGTTTTTGACAgaagttattattaatgacaGTAGTGGACAACAACAAAACCAATTATATTTCTGTAAATCAAAGTTGGAATAGTTGCAATATTAGGTGTTTCTTACATTGGTATGTCTGTTTTCGCTCTGGGGACTCCCATTTTCtgaagtaaaatataaaatgcttttaaatgcaaatgaaaataaaaaaataaaaaactgtCATAGCATTTTAGATGAGCTCCTTGTCTGCATCCATATTTCTTCCACATGGAATGATGTGCTCTCCCGTCCTGTCTTTGTATGATCCTCTATTTTCACCTGAGCAGTGCTTTTAACATATGTTTGCCCAACTGTTGGTCTGTTATGTATTTTCCTATATCTAGAGAATAGATTTATGAGGAAGGCTTGTGGGAATGGAATGTTGTATATGGGTTGTTTCTTTATTCATGTTTATCTTAGataggattttattttctggttctattttcttttttcagtttGGGAGTTCCAGATACACTAGTGACATTGGTTTTTCGACTATAAATTACTAACTTGTGTTTTTGGCAGACGGGAATTACAGGTGCTATTTGTGTTCTTGATGATGAACCAACAACAAGTGGGAGACACTGTGGTCAGATTGATGCAAGCATATGTCAGAGTCAAAAGGTTAGCTTTTCCATTGCTGTGATGATCCAACCTGAGTCTGGTCCAGTTTGCCTGCTAGGCACTGAGTTTCAGAAGAAAGTGTGCTGGGAAATTCTGGTGGCTGGTTCTGAGCAAGGTATTGAGGCTGGACAAGTAGGGCTTAGATTAATTACTAAAGGTGATAGACAGACAACTGTTGCAAAGGACTGGAGTATTAGTGCAACAAGTATTGCAGATGGAAGGTCAGacctttctctttctttaccATATGATTCTGCTTCTCTTTTTCCTTCCATATTTCTTCCAGCTTATGGTCTTACTCTGGTTCTATATTACTTTTCAGGTGGCATATTGTAACAATGACCATAGATGCTGATATAGGTGAGGCAACATGCTATTTGGATGGTGGTTTTGATGGCTACCAAACTGGATTAGCGTTGTCAGCGGGTAATAGCATTTGGGAAGAAGGGGCTGAAGTTTGGGTTGGTGTTAGACCACCTACTGATATGGATGTATTTGGAAGGTCGGATAGCGAAGGAGCTGAATCTAAGATGCATATAATGGATGTTTTCCTGTGGGGAAGGTGCTTAACTGAGGATGAGATTGCTTCTCTTTATTCTGCAATATGCTCAGCTGAGTTAAATATGAATGAATTCCCTGAAGATAATTGGCAATGGGCAGATTCACCCCCAAGAGTAtgttactaataataatttaatatatcttGTTATTTTGATACATGTGATAATTTCAAGTGCATAATCCATCCCTTTAATCATATACATGTGATAAAAAGTTTGTCtgtttactatttttttttatttaaaaaaatccattCCTTTTCACTGACTGTTGCCTCATCTTTTCCACTCAGGTTGATGAGTGGGATAGTGATCCTGCAGATGTAGATCTTTATGATCGGGATGACATAGATTGGGATGGGCAATATTCAAGTGGTAGGAAGAGAAGGGCGGATCGTGATGGCATAGTGGTGAATGTGGATTCCTTTGCTAGGAAGTTCAGAAAACCTAGGATGGAAACGCAAGAAGAAATCTATCAACGTATGCTTTCAGTTGAGTTAGCTGTCAAAGAAGCCCTCTCGGCCAGAGGCGAAAGACAATTTACTGATCATGAGTTCCCTCCAGATGATCAGTCATTGTATGTAGATCCTGGTAATCCCCCTTCAAAGTTGCAGGTGGGTTTTCCTCACTGAATAGTTCTGTCTTGTGTTTAATTTCTTGATAGCCTAAACCTAGGCTTGGCCTTTTATCTAGGTTGTCGCAGAGTGGATGAGGCCTTCTGAAATTGTGAAAGAGAGCCGTCTAGATTGTCAACCATGCTTGTTTTCTGGGGCTGTGAACCCATCAGATGTTTGCCAGGTTTAGTCTCTTTGCTGGACTGActtgcaaatattttattctttagtGTCCATGTTTCTTGATTGtatcaaatttcttaaataaacTTGTCCTTTGAATAGGGTCGATTAGGCGATTGTTGGTTTTTGAGTGCCGTTGCTGTTTTAACGGAGGTTTCTCAAATATCTGAAGTGATTATTACACCAGAATATAATGAGGAAGGAATCTACACTGTTCGATTTTGTATTCAGGTAATGaactcttaatttcttttatcacTTATGTCAGCACCTGCTGCTCAGTATGCTTGACAGATTATGGTATATAAccacaaacagaaaaaacaaatgattttTGTTGTCCTGGAAGACTTGTTTTTATTCGTAGGCCAGTACTTTGTGATGAACCTGAGGGAAATGATCTgcatttgagatattttctatataaatGTGATATGGACTCAGCAACTTCTTGCATCTAGAAATGTGGTTGATCTTATGGTCAGATCATGATTGAGCACTGATCATTGGAGTAATAAGAAAAGCCATTTAGCTTGAgaaagtcaaaataaaaaatgtttttaattattcgGTAGACTTGGTAATTGAATATGAGATGCTTCTAGACTTATAATATAGGTAATAGGTGCTTTGTTTTTAGTTCTTCAATCTTGCTCTAGTAAAATATCTGCTAGCTTTCTACCATGACAAAGTATTAGCTTGTTAATGATTTCCTGCTTTGTACCTCTCCACAGGGTGAATGGGTCCccgttgttgttgatgattgGATTCCATGTGAGTCTCCGGGTAAACCAGCATTTGCTACTAGTAAAAAGGGTCATGAACTCTGGGTCTCTATACTGGAGAAGGCATATGCCAAATTGCATGGTTCTTATGAGGCACTGGAAGGAGGACTTGTTCAGGATGCTCTTGTGGACCTCACTGGGGGTGCTGGTGAGGAGATTGACATGAGAAGTGCCCAGGCTCAGATTGATCTTGCAAGTGGTAGATTATGGTCCCAATTGTTGCGCTTTAAACAAGAAGGATTCCTACTTGGTGCTGGGAGTCCATCAGGTTCTGATGTGCATATTTCTTCCAGTGGCATAGTGCAAGGCCATGCTTATTCAATTCTACAGGTATATTGATTTCCGTCTGATTTGGCTTTATCTATCATATGCCAGGGAGATCTTGATGAagctaattatttattttattattcaggTGAGGGAGGTGGATggccacaagcttgttcaaaTTCGAAATCCATGGGCTAATGAAGTTGAATGGAATGGCCCCTGGTCTGATTCGTCACCTGAATGGACTGACAGGATGAAACACAAGCTAAAACATGTTCCGCAGGTATTTTTCTCTCATAGCATGTAATccagaatttcttttctttgatcaCTGATTGAGGTTGAGTTGAATGGTGTTTGACTTCTGTTTCGTTAGACATGAAAGATTGTCTTATATTGTCAGTTGGCTATTGCTCAATAATATCTGATTACTATATTTACTCCTTGAACAGTCAAAAGATGGTATATTC contains:
- the LOC102622111 gene encoding calpain-type cysteine protease DEK1 codes for the protein MDGDDKGIVLACAISGTLFAVLGSASFSILWAVNWRPWRLYSWIFARKWPNVLQGGQLGIICRFLALSAWMVVISPVAVLIMWGSWLIVILGRDIIGLAIIMAGTALLLAFYSIMLWWRTQWQSSRAVAVLLLLAVALLCAYELSAVYVTAGSHASDRYSPSGFFFGVSAIALAINMLFICRMVFNGNGLDVDEYVRRAYKFAYPDGIEMGPLACLPEPPDPNELYPRQSSKASHLGLLYAGSLVVLFVYSILYGLTAMEARWLGAVTSAAVIILDWNMGACLYGFQLLQSRVAALFVAGTSRVFLICFGVHYWYLGHCISYAVVASVLLGAAVSRHLSVTNPLAARRDALQSTVIRLREGFRRKEQNSSSSSSEGCGSSVKRSSSAEAAHLGNIIEASSRSAAQCSVDVTTWNNGVLCRTASSHEGINSDKSMDSGRPSLALCSSSCRSVVQEPEAGTSFVDKNYDQNNSLVVCNSSGLDSQGCDSSTSTSANQQILDLNLALAFQERLNDPRITSMLKKRAREGDRELTSLLQDKGLDPNFAMMLKEKSLDPTILALLQRSSLDADRDHGDNTDVAVIDSNSVDNVMPNQISLSEELRLRGLEKWLQMSRFVLHKAAGTPERAWVLFSFIFILETISVAIFRPKTIRIINARHQQFEFGFAVLLLSPVVCSIMAFLRSFRAEEMAMTSKPRKYGFIAWLLSTSVGLLLSFLSKSSLLLGLSLTVPLMVACLSFAIPIWIRNGYQFKVPQVQCAATPGGNDQPPGKKEGIVLVICITVFTGSVLALGAIVSAKPLEDLGYKGWTGEPNSFASPYASSVYLGWLMASAIALVVTGVLPIVSWFSTYRFSLSSAICVGIFAAVLVAFCGASYLEVVKSREDQVPTKGDFLAALLPLVCIPALLSLCSGLLKWKDDDWKLSRGVYVFITIGLVLLLGAISAVIVVITPWTIGVAFLLLLLLIVLAIGVIHHWASNNFYLTRTQMFFVCFLAFLLGLAAFLVGWFDDKPFVGASVGYFTFLFLLAGRALTVLLSPPIVVYSPRVLPVYVYDAHADCGKNVSVAFLVLYGVALAIEGWGVVASLKIYPPFAGAAVSAITLVVAFGFAVSRPCLTLKTMEDAVHFLSKDTVVQAISRSATKTRNALSGTYSAPQRSASSTALLVGDPNATRDKQGNLMLPRDDVVKLRDRLKNEEFVAGSFFCRMKYKRFRHELSSDYDYRREMCTHARILALEEAIDTEWVYMWDKFGGYLLLLLGLTAKAERVQDEVRLRLFLDSIGFSDLSAKKIKKWMPEDRRQFEIIQESYIREKEMEEEILMQRREEEGRGKERRKALLEKEERKWKEIEASLISSIPNAGNREAAAMAAAVRAVGGDSVLEDSFARERVSSIARRIRTAQLARRALQTGITGAICVLDDEPTTSGRHCGQIDASICQSQKVSFSIAVMIQPESGPVCLLGTEFQKKVCWEILVAGSEQGIEAGQVGLRLITKGDRQTTVAKDWSISATSIADGRWHIVTMTIDADIGEATCYLDGGFDGYQTGLALSAGNSIWEEGAEVWVGVRPPTDMDVFGRSDSEGAESKMHIMDVFLWGRCLTEDEIASLYSAICSAELNMNEFPEDNWQWADSPPRVDEWDSDPADVDLYDRDDIDWDGQYSSGRKRRADRDGIVVNVDSFARKFRKPRMETQEEIYQRMLSVELAVKEALSARGERQFTDHEFPPDDQSLYVDPGNPPSKLQVVAEWMRPSEIVKESRLDCQPCLFSGAVNPSDVCQGRLGDCWFLSAVAVLTEVSQISEVIITPEYNEEGIYTVRFCIQGEWVPVVVDDWIPCESPGKPAFATSKKGHELWVSILEKAYAKLHGSYEALEGGLVQDALVDLTGGAGEEIDMRSAQAQIDLASGRLWSQLLRFKQEGFLLGAGSPSGSDVHISSSGIVQGHAYSILQVREVDGHKLVQIRNPWANEVEWNGPWSDSSPEWTDRMKHKLKHVPQSKDGIFWMSWQDFQIHFRSIYVCRVYPSEMRYSVHGQWRGYSAGGCQDYASWNQNPQFRLRASGSDASFPIHVFITLTQGVSFSRTVAGFKNYQSSHDSMMFYIGMRILKTRGRRAAHNIYLHESVGGTDYVNSREISCEMVLDPDPKGYTIVPTTIHPGEEAPFVLSVFTKASIILEAL